One window of Bacteroides sp. AN502(2024) genomic DNA carries:
- a CDS encoding lipoprotein signal peptidase has protein sequence MKKLFTKGRIALFVIFSVLIIDQIIKIWIKTHMYWHESIRVTDWFYIYFTENNGMAFGMEIFGKLFLTTFRIVAVTLIGWYLYKIIKKGFKTGYIVCVALILTGALGNIIDSVCYGVFFNESTHSQIASFMPEGGGYSTWFYGKVVDMFYFPIIDTNWPTWMPFVGGEHFIFFSPIFNFADTAISCGIIALLLFYSKYLNESYHSLDKDKKEATDHEK, from the coding sequence ATGAAGAAACTATTCACAAAGGGAAGAATTGCTCTGTTCGTTATCTTTTCTGTATTGATTATTGACCAGATCATAAAAATCTGGATTAAAACTCACATGTACTGGCATGAAAGTATACGTGTGACAGATTGGTTTTATATCTATTTCACCGAAAATAACGGAATGGCTTTTGGCATGGAAATTTTCGGCAAGCTGTTCCTGACAACATTCCGTATTGTTGCGGTGACATTGATAGGATGGTATCTTTATAAGATAATAAAGAAAGGGTTCAAAACAGGTTATATTGTCTGTGTGGCTCTTATTCTGACCGGTGCTTTAGGAAATATCATAGACAGTGTGTGCTATGGAGTTTTCTTCAATGAAAGCACTCATTCGCAGATTGCCAGCTTTATGCCCGAAGGCGGTGGATATTCTACCTGGTTTTATGGAAAAGTGGTGGATATGTTCTATTTTCCGATTATAGATACAAATTGGCCTACATGGATGCCGTTTGTGGGCGGAGAGCATTTTATATTCTTTAGTCCGATCTTTAATTTTGCAGATACCGCTATCAGTTGTGGTATCATTGCCTTGTTACTTTTTTATAGTAAATATTTGAATGAATCCTATCATTCGCTGGATAAAGATAAAAAGGAAGCTACGGATCATGAAAAGTAA
- a CDS encoding TraR/DksA C4-type zinc finger protein, which produces MAEKTRYSDAELEEFRAIIMEKLELAQRDYEQLKKSLMGLDGNDTDDTSPTYKVLEEGANTLSKEETTRLAQRQLKFIQGLQAALVRIENKTYGICRETGKLIPAERLRAVPHATLSIEAKNSGKK; this is translated from the coding sequence ATGGCAGAAAAGACTAGATATTCGGATGCGGAACTCGAGGAATTCCGCGCCATTATTATGGAGAAACTGGAATTGGCACAGCGCGACTATGAACAGTTGAAAAAAAGTTTAATGGGACTGGATGGTAATGATACCGATGATACATCTCCTACGTATAAAGTGTTGGAAGAAGGAGCCAATACGCTTTCCAAGGAAGAGACAACCCGCCTGGCACAACGTCAGTTGAAGTTTATCCAAGGGTTACAAGCTGCTTTGGTACGTATTGAGAATAAAACATACGGCATCTGTCGTGAAACCGGAAAGTTGATTCCGGCAGAACGTCTGCGTGCTGTTCCTCATGCTACGTTAAGCATTGAAGCAAAGAACAGTGGTAAAAAATAA
- the ileS gene encoding isoleucine--tRNA ligase — protein MGKRFTEYSQFDLSQVNKDVLKKWDENQVFAKSMTERDGCPSFVFFEGPPSANGMPGIHHVMARTIKDIFCRYKTMKGYQVKRKAGWDTHGLPVELSVEKALGITKEDIGKKISVADYNAACRKDVMKYTKEWEDLTHRMGYWVDMKHPYITYDNRYIETLWWLLKQLYKKGLLYKGYTIQPYSPAAGTGLSSHELNQPGCYRDVKDTTVVAQFKMKNPKPEMTEWGTPYFIAWTTTPWTLPSNTALCVGPKIDYVAVQSYNTYTGEPITVVLAKALLNVHFNAKAADLKLEDYKAGDKLVPFKVIAEYKGTDLVGMEYEQLLPWVKPVEVSEDGTWKASDKAFRVIPGDYVTTEDGTGIVHIAPTFGADDANVARAAGIPSLFMINKKGETRPMVDLTGKFYMLDELDDTFVKECVDVDKYKDYQGAWVKNAYDPQFMVDGKYDEKAAQAAESLDIVIVMMMKADNKAFKIEKHVHNYPHCWRTDKPVLYYPLDSWFIRSTACKERMIELNKTINWKPESTGTGRFGKWLENLNDWNLSRSRYWGTPLPIWRTEDNTDEICIESVEELYNEIEKSVAAGFMKSNPYKDKGFVPGEYTEENYDKIDLHRPYVDDIILVSKDGQPMKRESDLIDVWFDSGAMPYAQNHYPFENKELLDSRQVYPADFIAEGVDQTRGWFFTLHAIATMVFDSVSYKAVISNGLVLDKNGNKMSKRLNNAVDPFTTIEKYGSDPLRWYMITNSSPWDNLKFDVEGVEEVRRKFFGTLYNTYSFFALYANVDGFEYKEADVPMAERPEIDRWILSVLNTLIKEVDTCYNEYEPTKAGRLISDFVNDNLSNWYVRLNRKRFWGGEFTQDKLSAYQTLYTCLETVAKLMAPVSPFYADRLYTDLITATGRDNVVSVHLAEFPKYQEEMIDKELEARMQMAQDVTSMVLALRRKVNIKVRQPLQCIMVPVVDEEQKAHIEAVKNLIMNEVNVKEVRFVDGAAGVLVKKVKCDFKKLGPKFGKQMKAVAAAVAEMSQEAIGELEKNGKYTLNLDGAEVVIEVSDVEIFSEDIPGWLVANEGKLTVALEVTITEELRREGIARELVNRIQNIRKSSGFEITDKIKITISKNTQTDDAVNENKDYICNQVLGTSLELADEVKDGVKLDFDDFSLFVNVIKD, from the coding sequence ATGGGTAAGAGATTTACTGAATATTCGCAGTTTGACCTTTCGCAGGTGAACAAAGATGTGCTGAAGAAATGGGACGAGAACCAGGTTTTCGCCAAGAGTATGACAGAACGTGATGGCTGTCCTTCGTTTGTATTTTTCGAAGGACCTCCCTCGGCTAATGGTATGCCGGGTATTCACCATGTAATGGCTCGTACCATTAAGGACATTTTCTGTCGCTACAAAACGATGAAGGGTTATCAGGTGAAGCGTAAAGCCGGATGGGATACGCACGGACTGCCTGTGGAACTAAGTGTAGAAAAGGCATTAGGTATCACCAAAGAAGATATTGGTAAGAAAATCTCTGTTGCCGACTATAATGCGGCTTGTCGGAAAGACGTGATGAAATATACCAAGGAGTGGGAAGACCTGACTCATCGGATGGGATATTGGGTGGACATGAAGCATCCTTATATCACGTATGATAATCGTTATATTGAGACATTATGGTGGCTGTTGAAGCAACTGTATAAAAAAGGATTATTATATAAAGGATATACGATCCAACCGTATTCACCGGCTGCAGGAACAGGATTGAGCTCACACGAGTTGAATCAACCGGGCTGTTACCGTGATGTAAAAGATACAACGGTTGTTGCTCAATTTAAAATGAAGAATCCTAAACCGGAAATGACAGAATGGGGAACTCCTTATTTTATCGCTTGGACAACTACTCCGTGGACATTGCCTTCAAATACGGCACTCTGCGTAGGACCGAAAATTGATTATGTGGCTGTACAGTCTTACAACACCTATACCGGAGAACCTATTACGGTGGTTCTGGCAAAAGCTTTATTGAATGTACATTTCAATGCAAAAGCTGCTGATTTGAAGTTGGAGGATTATAAAGCCGGAGATAAACTTGTGCCGTTTAAAGTGATTGCCGAATACAAAGGCACTGATCTTGTCGGTATGGAATATGAGCAGCTGCTTCCTTGGGTAAAACCTGTCGAAGTATCTGAAGATGGAACTTGGAAAGCCAGTGATAAGGCCTTCCGTGTAATACCGGGTGATTATGTAACTACAGAAGATGGTACGGGTATCGTTCACATTGCACCGACATTTGGTGCGGACGATGCGAATGTGGCACGTGCTGCAGGAATTCCGTCACTATTCATGATCAATAAAAAAGGTGAAACTCGTCCGATGGTAGACCTGACCGGTAAATTCTATATGTTGGATGAGCTGGATGATACCTTTGTCAAAGAATGTGTGGATGTAGACAAATACAAGGACTATCAGGGTGCATGGGTGAAAAACGCCTATGATCCTCAATTCATGGTAGATGGTAAATATGACGAGAAAGCTGCGCAGGCTGCCGAATCTTTGGATATCGTTATTGTCATGATGATGAAAGCAGACAACAAGGCTTTCAAGATAGAAAAGCATGTCCACAACTATCCGCACTGCTGGCGTACAGACAAACCGGTACTTTATTATCCGTTGGATAGCTGGTTTATCCGTTCTACCGCTTGCAAAGAGCGAATGATAGAATTGAATAAAACCATCAACTGGAAACCGGAATCTACCGGAACGGGCCGTTTCGGTAAGTGGCTGGAAAATCTGAATGATTGGAACCTTAGCCGTTCTCGTTATTGGGGTACTCCATTGCCTATCTGGCGTACGGAAGATAATACGGATGAGATATGCATCGAATCTGTAGAAGAACTTTATAATGAAATCGAGAAATCGGTAGCGGCCGGATTTATGAAATCGAATCCGTACAAGGATAAAGGTTTTGTCCCGGGCGAATATACCGAAGAAAACTATGATAAGATTGATCTTCACCGTCCTTATGTAGACGACATCATACTGGTATCGAAAGATGGTCAGCCGATGAAGCGTGAATCAGACCTGATTGATGTATGGTTCGATTCGGGTGCTATGCCATACGCGCAGAACCATTATCCGTTTGAAAATAAAGAACTGTTGGATAGTCGTCAGGTATATCCGGCTGACTTTATCGCAGAAGGAGTAGACCAGACACGTGGTTGGTTCTTTACCTTACATGCTATCGCTACGATGGTATTTGACAGTGTATCATACAAAGCTGTTATTTCTAACGGTTTGGTGCTCGATAAGAACGGCAACAAGATGTCTAAGCGTTTGAATAACGCGGTCGATCCGTTTACGACAATTGAAAAGTATGGTTCCGACCCGTTGCGTTGGTATATGATAACCAATTCTTCTCCATGGGATAATCTAAAATTTGACGTTGAGGGAGTGGAAGAAGTTCGCCGTAAATTCTTTGGTACTTTATATAATACGTATTCATTCTTTGCACTTTATGCGAATGTAGACGGATTTGAATATAAAGAAGCGGATGTGCCGATGGCAGAACGTCCGGAGATCGACCGCTGGATCTTGTCTGTATTGAATACATTGATAAAGGAGGTAGATACATGTTATAATGAATATGAACCGACAAAGGCAGGACGTTTGATTTCTGATTTTGTGAATGATAATTTGTCCAACTGGTACGTTCGCCTGAATCGTAAACGTTTCTGGGGTGGTGAATTTACACAGGATAAATTGTCTGCTTATCAGACATTGTACACTTGTCTCGAAACAGTTGCCAAATTGATGGCTCCTGTATCTCCGTTCTATGCAGACCGGTTGTATACCGACTTGATTACAGCAACAGGACGTGACAATGTAGTTTCTGTCCATCTTGCCGAATTTCCGAAATATCAGGAAGAAATGATAGATAAGGAATTGGAAGCTCGCATGCAAATGGCACAGGATGTTACATCGATGGTGTTGGCATTGCGCCGCAAGGTGAATATCAAAGTACGCCAACCACTGCAGTGTATCATGGTTCCGGTGGTAGATGAAGAACAGAAAGCTCACATCGAAGCTGTAAAGAACCTGATTATGAATGAAGTGAACGTAAAAGAAGTCAGATTCGTTGATGGTGCAGCCGGTGTATTGGTGAAGAAAGTGAAATGTGACTTTAAAAAGCTGGGACCGAAGTTTGGCAAGCAAATGAAAGCAGTCGCTGCTGCTGTTGCAGAAATGTCACAGGAAGCAATCGGTGAACTGGAGAAAAACGGAAAGTATACATTAAATCTGGATGGTGCGGAAGTTGTTATTGAAGTATCGGATGTCGAGATCTTTAGTGAAGATATTCCGGGATGGTTGGTTGCCAATGAAGGCAAACTGACAGTAGCGCTTGAAGTTACTATTACCGAAGAATTGCGTCGCGAGGGTATCGCCCGTGAATTGGTGAACCGTATTCAGAATATACGTAAGTCAAGCGGTTTTGAGATTACTGACAAAATAAAAATTACAATCTCGAAAAATACGCAAACTGATGACGCGGTAAATGAAAATAAAGATTATATTTGTAACCAAGTTTTAGGCACATCTTTGGAGCTTGCAGATGAGGTGAAGGATGGAGTAAAGCTTGATTTTGATGATTTCTCACTGTTTGTGAATGTGATAAAAGACTAA
- a CDS encoding response regulator transcription factor produces MKNNEVVRIAIAETSVIIRSGLTAVLKRLSNVKVQPIEILSTEALHDCVRTQCPEMLIVNPTFGDYFDVAKFRDELSGKRIRLIALVTSFVDASSLSKYDESVSIFDDLETLSKKIAGLLNVASEEEMDNQDTLSQREKEIVICVVKGMTNKEMAEKLFLSIHTVITHRRNISKKLQIHSAAGLTIYAIVNKLVELSDVKNL; encoded by the coding sequence ATGAAAAATAACGAGGTAGTTCGAATAGCTATTGCAGAGACCTCTGTAATTATTCGTAGTGGATTGACTGCTGTATTGAAGCGCCTTTCTAACGTAAAAGTTCAACCCATAGAAATACTGTCTACTGAAGCTTTGCATGATTGCGTTCGGACGCAATGTCCTGAGATGTTGATTGTCAATCCTACTTTTGGCGATTACTTTGATGTAGCTAAGTTTCGAGATGAATTATCCGGTAAAAGAATACGTTTAATAGCCTTGGTCACTTCTTTTGTGGATGCTTCATCATTGAGCAAGTATGATGAGTCGGTTTCGATATTCGATGATCTGGAAACTCTTTCTAAGAAAATTGCAGGTTTGCTGAATGTGGCTTCTGAAGAAGAGATGGATAATCAGGATACGCTTAGCCAGCGGGAAAAGGAAATCGTCATCTGTGTGGTGAAAGGAATGACAAACAAGGAGATGGCAGAAAAGCTTTTTTTGTCGATTCATACGGTGATTACACACCGGAGAAATATTAGCAAAAAATTGCAAATACATAGTGCTGCCGGTTTGACTATCTATGCTATTGTAAATAAGCTGGTTGAGTTGAGCGATGTGAAAAATTTATAG
- a CDS encoding hemerythrin domain-containing protein, with amino-acid sequence MDNLQKYKPADKMIDLISDNYSLLQVMSRFGLPLGFGDKTVKEVCELNGVDCRTFLIVVNFMAEGFSRLDGYKDDISIPALIDYLRQAHIYFLDFSLPAIRRKLIEAIDCSQNDVAFLILKFFDEYTREVRKHMDYEEKTVFKYVDSLIKGVAPKNYQISTFSKHHDQVGEKLTELKNIIIKYCPAKANENLLNAALFDIYACEAGLESHCKVEDYIFVPAILNLERRIRENEK; translated from the coding sequence ATGGATAATTTACAAAAATATAAGCCGGCTGATAAGATGATCGATCTTATCAGTGATAATTATTCTTTGTTGCAAGTGATGAGCCGTTTTGGGCTTCCGTTGGGGTTCGGTGATAAAACAGTCAAGGAGGTTTGTGAATTGAATGGAGTAGACTGCCGGACCTTTCTGATTGTAGTCAACTTTATGGCTGAAGGCTTTTCCCGGCTTGATGGATATAAAGATGATATTTCCATACCTGCATTGATTGATTATCTGCGGCAGGCGCATATTTATTTTTTGGATTTTTCTCTTCCCGCTATTCGTCGTAAACTGATTGAGGCAATCGACTGTTCGCAAAATGATGTTGCTTTTCTCATCCTTAAGTTTTTCGATGAATATACGCGAGAGGTGCGTAAACACATGGATTATGAAGAGAAAACCGTATTTAAGTATGTCGATTCATTGATTAAAGGAGTTGCTCCTAAAAACTATCAGATCAGTACATTTTCCAAGCATCACGATCAGGTAGGGGAGAAATTGACTGAACTGAAAAATATCATTATTAAATATTGTCCTGCTAAAGCAAATGAGAATCTTCTGAACGCGGCTCTTTTCGATATATATGCTTGCGAAGCCGGACTGGAATCTCATTGTAAGGTTGAGGACTATATTTTTGTTCCTGCTATTCTGAATTTGGAAAGGAGGATTAGGGAAAATGAAAAATAA
- a CDS encoding IS4 family transposase, whose product MANITLFAQVISHLPKENIRKIIKSSGSDKHCKGYNTWSQFVSMIFSQFSGCDSVRDISNGLKSATGNLNHLGINRAPSKSTVAYQNANRDSSVFRGIFYSLFQYFGQQALWQRRKFRFKMPIKLLDSTLVSLTLSIYDWAHYTTTKGAVKMHTLLDYDSLLPEFVNITDGKTTDNKAAFDIELHPYSIVVADRGYCDYSLLNNWDSSNVFFVVRHKDNIRYKAIEELPLPEKHAQNVLIDEIIEFELSAAKSKYPKRLRRIAVWNDEHGFEIELLTNNFTLAASSIAALYKARWNIEIFFRNLKQLLRIKSFIGTSRNAVETQIWTAMTTMLILTWLKHIARYKWALANLVVTLRLNTFTKIDLQKWLDQPFTPPPETIEND is encoded by the coding sequence ATGGCAAATATAACACTTTTCGCACAGGTAATATCACATCTCCCGAAAGAAAATATCAGGAAAATCATAAAATCTTCGGGGTCAGACAAGCATTGCAAGGGCTACAATACATGGAGTCAGTTTGTTAGCATGATTTTCAGCCAATTCTCAGGATGTGATTCAGTCAGAGATATCTCAAACGGGCTGAAATCAGCCACCGGCAACCTCAATCATTTGGGAATCAACCGTGCACCATCCAAGTCAACGGTAGCATATCAGAACGCCAACCGAGACAGTTCGGTTTTTCGCGGCATATTCTACTCGTTGTTTCAGTATTTCGGACAGCAAGCCCTATGGCAACGAAGAAAGTTCCGTTTCAAGATGCCGATAAAACTGCTCGACTCCACATTGGTGTCATTGACTCTGTCAATATATGACTGGGCACATTACACTACCACCAAGGGGGCGGTCAAGATGCACACGCTATTGGACTATGACAGTCTTTTGCCGGAGTTCGTGAATATCACCGATGGCAAAACCACCGACAACAAAGCTGCTTTTGATATTGAGTTACATCCGTATAGTATTGTAGTAGCCGACCGAGGCTACTGTGACTACTCATTGCTGAATAATTGGGACAGCAGCAACGTGTTCTTTGTAGTGCGTCATAAAGACAATATCCGGTACAAAGCCATAGAGGAGTTGCCTTTGCCTGAAAAACACGCTCAGAATGTACTTATTGACGAAATAATCGAGTTCGAACTCTCGGCGGCCAAATCCAAATATCCCAAACGTTTACGTCGCATCGCAGTATGGAACGATGAACACGGTTTTGAAATTGAGTTACTCACAAACAACTTCACATTGGCAGCATCAAGCATAGCGGCTCTGTACAAGGCTCGGTGGAACATAGAAATCTTCTTTCGCAACCTCAAGCAACTGCTACGCATCAAGAGCTTTATCGGCACATCCCGCAATGCCGTAGAGACCCAAATATGGACTGCTATGACTACAATGCTGATTCTGACATGGCTAAAGCACATCGCAAGATACAAATGGGCATTGGCTAACCTTGTGGTCACGCTCCGGCTGAACACATTTACCAAAATCGACCTCCAAAAATGGCTTGATCAACCATTTACACCACCTCCCGAAACCATCGAAAACGATTAG
- a CDS encoding phosphoribosylaminoimidazolecarboxamide formyltransferase yields MANELELKYGCNPNQKPARIFMKEGELPIEVLNGRPGYINLLDAFNSWQLVKELKEATGLPAAASFKHVSPAGAAIAVEMSDTLKKIYFVDDMKLSPLATAYARARGADRMSSYGDFIALSDTCDEETARIINREVSDGVIAPDYSPEALEILKNKRKGTYNVIKIDLAYRPAPIEHKDVFGVTFEQGRNELKIDESLLKEMPTQNKEIPADAKRDLIIALITLKYTQSNSVCYAKDGQAIGIGAGQQSRIHCTRLAGNKADIWYLRQHPKVMNLPWIEKIRRADRDNTIDVYISEDYDDVLADGIWQQFFTEKPEILTREEKRAWLDTMTGVALGSDAFFPFGDNIERAHKSGVSYIAQPGGSVRDDHVIETCDKYNMAMAFTDIRLFHH; encoded by the coding sequence ATGGCAAACGAACTCGAACTGAAATACGGATGCAACCCCAATCAAAAACCTGCCCGTATCTTTATGAAAGAAGGCGAACTGCCCATCGAAGTATTGAATGGACGTCCCGGTTATATCAATCTATTGGATGCATTCAACAGTTGGCAACTAGTGAAAGAACTAAAAGAAGCTACCGGACTGCCGGCTGCCGCTTCTTTTAAACATGTCAGCCCTGCAGGTGCTGCTATTGCGGTAGAAATGAGCGACACGCTGAAGAAGATTTATTTTGTCGACGACATGAAACTATCTCCATTAGCTACAGCATACGCCCGTGCACGTGGAGCAGATCGAATGTCATCTTATGGAGACTTTATCGCATTGTCCGACACTTGCGACGAAGAGACAGCACGCATTATCAACCGTGAAGTATCCGACGGTGTCATTGCTCCCGACTACTCTCCCGAAGCACTGGAGATTCTGAAGAATAAAAGAAAAGGGACCTATAATGTAATAAAGATAGATCTTGCATACCGCCCGGCTCCTATCGAACATAAAGATGTATTCGGAGTAACTTTCGAACAAGGAAGAAACGAATTGAAGATCGATGAAAGTCTTTTGAAAGAGATGCCTACGCAGAACAAGGAAATCCCAGCTGATGCAAAACGAGACTTAATCATTGCCTTAATCACTTTAAAATATACTCAATCCAATTCTGTATGTTATGCCAAAGACGGACAGGCAATCGGTATTGGTGCAGGTCAACAGTCTCGTATTCACTGTACACGCCTGGCAGGAAATAAAGCAGATATCTGGTATCTACGCCAACACCCGAAAGTAATGAACTTGCCATGGATTGAGAAAATCCGTCGTGCAGACCGTGACAATACGATTGACGTTTACATCTCGGAAGATTATGACGACGTACTGGCAGACGGCATCTGGCAACAGTTCTTCACTGAAAAGCCTGAAATACTGACTCGCGAAGAAAAACGGGCATGGTTGGATACGATGACAGGTGTAGCTTTAGGATCGGATGCCTTCTTCCCATTCGGAGATAATATAGAACGCGCACACAAGAGTGGTGTCAGCTATATTGCACAGCCGGGCGGATCAGTACGTGATGATCATGTGATTGAAACTTGCGACAAATACAATATGGCAATGGCATTTACAGACATCCGCTTGTTCCACCATTAA
- the fldA gene encoding flavodoxin FldA yields the protein MNKIGVFYGSTTGTTEDLARRIAEKLDVPSADVFDVSKLTEALVNKYDVLVLGSSTWGAGELQDDWYDGVKVLKKCDLSHKSVALFGCGDSDSYSDTFCDAIGILYEDLKDTHCKFCGATDTADYTFDSSIAVVNGKFVGLPLDEVNEDNKTDERISAWAEQVKQEIC from the coding sequence ATGAATAAAATTGGTGTATTTTATGGTTCCACAACCGGAACAACAGAAGATCTTGCCCGTCGAATTGCAGAGAAATTAGATGTACCATCGGCAGATGTATTTGATGTATCCAAGCTAACAGAGGCATTAGTCAATAAGTATGATGTGTTGGTGCTCGGTTCTTCCACATGGGGAGCAGGTGAACTTCAAGACGACTGGTACGATGGAGTAAAAGTTTTAAAGAAGTGTGATTTATCCCACAAATCTGTAGCTCTGTTCGGTTGCGGTGACTCCGACTCATATAGCGACACATTCTGTGATGCAATAGGTATTCTTTATGAAGACCTGAAAGATACCCACTGTAAATTCTGTGGAGCAACAGATACTGCAGACTATACATTCGATTCCTCCATTGCTGTCGTAAACGGTAAGTTTGTAGGTCTTCCACTTGACGAAGTCAACGAAGATAACAAAACAGACGAACGTATAAGTGCATGGGCAGAACAAGTGAAACAAGAAATTTGCTAA
- a CDS encoding DUF2023 family protein, which produces METERIIPGEIRIFLNHIYEFKKGIRNMVLYTMSKEHEEFAIRRLKNQKISYMIQEVGTNKINLFFGKAECMEAMRHIIIRPLNELTAEEDFILGAMLGYDLCQQCKRYCSKKGGIKMAV; this is translated from the coding sequence ATGGAAACTGAAAGAATCATCCCCGGCGAAATCCGAATTTTTCTTAATCATATTTATGAATTTAAGAAAGGCATACGCAACATGGTACTTTACACAATGAGTAAAGAGCACGAAGAATTTGCCATCCGCCGATTGAAAAATCAAAAGATCAGTTATATGATACAGGAAGTAGGTACCAATAAAATCAACCTGTTTTTTGGAAAGGCAGAATGTATGGAAGCCATGCGGCACATCATCATCCGTCCTTTAAACGAACTGACTGCCGAAGAAGATTTTATTTTAGGAGCTATGCTGGGATATGACCTTTGCCAGCAATGCAAACGGTATTGCAGTAAAAAAGGAGGTATAAAGATGGCAGTTTAA
- a CDS encoding Rid family hydrolase has protein sequence MNSRQQPLKSEKTLTEIFKYEVADGVSEYHLMIHATQSKDTYEEQLNAIIDTYYQLREKELQGTVAIFKRYFLSDASNQANTLLALTTESSDCALSIVEQPPLNGTKIAVWIYLQTKMQTQMLHNGLFEVKHGPYRHLWGGCSFNRAANPEYQTRLLLNDYVMQLIEQGCKLAANCIRTWFFVQNVDVNYPGVVKARNEVFITQNLTEKTHYISSTGIGGRHADPKILVQMDTYAVDGIKPEQIHFLYAPTHLNPTYEYGVSFERGTYVDYGDRRQVFISGTASINNKGEVVYPGDIRKQTERMWENVEALLKEAECTFDDMGQMIVYLRDIADYTIVKDMYDKRFPCTPKIFVHAPVCRPGWLIEMECMGVKTCENKEYAPY, from the coding sequence ATGAACAGCAGACAACAACCCTTGAAATCTGAAAAGACTTTAACTGAAATATTTAAATATGAAGTAGCAGACGGCGTTTCCGAATATCATTTAATGATTCACGCAACCCAGTCGAAAGATACTTATGAGGAACAATTAAACGCCATTATAGATACATACTACCAATTACGGGAAAAAGAACTGCAAGGTACAGTCGCCATTTTCAAACGATATTTCTTGAGCGACGCTTCCAATCAGGCAAACACTTTACTGGCACTTACAACTGAAAGTTCGGATTGCGCACTTTCTATCGTCGAACAGCCACCGTTGAACGGGACCAAAATAGCAGTATGGATTTACCTCCAAACGAAGATGCAGACACAAATGCTGCATAATGGTCTTTTTGAGGTTAAACATGGCCCATACCGCCATCTTTGGGGTGGTTGCTCTTTCAATCGGGCTGCCAATCCGGAATACCAGACCCGACTACTATTAAATGACTATGTCATGCAGCTTATCGAACAAGGTTGCAAACTAGCCGCCAACTGTATCCGTACCTGGTTTTTCGTACAGAATGTGGATGTGAATTATCCCGGAGTAGTAAAGGCACGTAACGAAGTATTCATTACTCAAAACCTGACGGAAAAGACACACTACATTTCCAGTACAGGTATCGGAGGACGTCACGCTGACCCTAAAATTCTTGTACAAATGGACACGTATGCCGTAGACGGAATCAAACCCGAACAGATTCATTTTCTTTATGCACCGACACACCTGAATCCCACTTATGAATACGGTGTCAGTTTCGAGCGTGGCACTTATGTAGATTATGGAGATCGTCGCCAAGTATTCATCTCGGGCACAGCAAGTATAAATAATAAAGGCGAAGTGGTATATCCGGGAGATATCCGCAAACAAACAGAACGGATGTGGGAGAATGTGGAAGCCCTGCTGAAAGAAGCAGAATGTACATTTGACGACATGGGGCAGATGATTGTTTATCTGCGTGACATAGCAGATTATACCATCGTCAAAGATATGTACGACAAACGTTTTCCTTGTACACCCAAAATATTTGTACATGCACCGGTATGCCGGCCGGGTTGGTTGATCGAAATGGAATGTATGGGAGTAAAAACCTGTGAGAATAAGGAATATGCTCCCTATTAA